A part of Miscanthus floridulus cultivar M001 chromosome 6, ASM1932011v1, whole genome shotgun sequence genomic DNA contains:
- the LOC136461825 gene encoding transcription factor TGA2.3-like — protein MADASPRTETSTDDTDDNHGLEPGPGALGVASDSSDRSKDKHGDQKTLRRLAQNREAARKSRLRKKAYVQQLENSRLKLTQLEQELQRARQQGIFISSSVDQSHSMSGNGALAFDMEYARWLEEHNRQISELRAGVSAHASDTDLRSVVDKIMSHYDEIFRLKGNAAKADVFHVLSGMWKTPAERCFLWLGGFRPSEVLKLISTQLEPLTEQQLSGIGNLQQSSQQAEDALSQGMEALQQSLAETLAGSLSSSGSTGNVANYMGQMAMAMGKLGTLENFLRQADNLRLQTLQQMQRILTTRQSARALLVISDYSSRLRALSSLWLARPKE, from the exons ATGGCAGATGCCAGCCCTAGAACAGAAACATCAACAGATGATACTGACGACAATCACGGG CTTGAACCAGGCCCAGGTGCTCTTGGTGTTGCTTCTGACTCCAGTGACAGATCCAAGGACAAACATGGAGATCAAAAG ACACTGCGTCGTCTTGCTCAAAATCGTGAGGCTGCAAGGAAGAGCCGATTAAGGAAGAAG GCATATGTTCAACAGTTGGAGAATAGCAGACTAAAACTTACCCAACTAGAGCAAGAGTTGCAACGAGCTCGTCAGCAG GGCATTTTTATATCTAGTTCAGTTGATCAGTCACACTCCATGAGTGGAAATG GGGCATTGGCCTTTGATATGGAGTATGCGAGGTGGTTGGAAGAGCACAATCGGCAAATTAGTGAGCTAAGGGCTGGTGTCAGTGCTCATGCAAGTGATACTGATCTCCGCAGTGTTGTTGATAAGATCATGTCACACTATGATGAGATTTTCAGGCTCAAAGGAAATGCAGCCAAGGCAGATGTCTTTCACGTCTTATCAGGCATGTGGAAGACACCGGCAGAGAGGTGTTTCTTGTGGCTAGGAGGTTTCCGACCATCTGAGGTTTTAAAG CTTATTTCGACACAACTTGAACCTCTCACCGAGCAGCAGCTATCAGGGATAGGCAACCTTCAGCAATCTTCACAGCAGGCTGAGGATGCTCTTTCACAAGGAATGGAGGCCCTTCAGCAATCCTTGGCTGAAACCTTGGCTGGGTCTCTTTCGTCTTCTGGATCAACAGGAAATGTGGCAAACTACATGGGTCaaatggccatggccatgggaaAGCTCGGAACGCTTGAGAATTTCCTTCGTCAG GCTGATAACCTGCGGCTGCAGACCCTACAACAGATGCAAAGGATCCTGACCACTAGACAGTCAGCTCGGGCACTGCTTGTGATAAGTGATTACTCTTCACGTCTCCGTGCCCTGAGCTCTCTCTGGCTTGCTCGGCCGAAGGAATAG